The Arachis ipaensis cultivar K30076 chromosome B07, Araip1.1, whole genome shotgun sequence genome includes a window with the following:
- the LOC107607279 gene encoding alcohol dehydrogenase 1-like — MRSTFLASPLSQSHSATLLLPLIELLLTPSVPSLWPLNEHIEERREDRRKLKRSMEEAPKQPSLVAVPQCPATVATTASAQRRPCSPRIRLFFGQASASGKKAVDDKQNEAITAASNELAKRKSDLEENLKLSHDLKVSLGAAWNVANVTKGSTGVIFGLGTVGLSVAQGAKLRGASRIIGVDKNPHKCEKAKAFGFTEVVDPSSYQEPITQTGVLPPFVPFAQAFAAVLTAVLTGSLYYVAASPKDPTYVVAPILQSRSGRQDLKKLFEAWYEKRQMKKIYSPLLEGLLALYLGFEWIQTNNILAPIITHGIYSTVILGHGLWKIHDHRRRLRQRIQQLKSEERYSK, encoded by the exons ATGCGCAGCACCTTCTTGGCCTCTCCTCTCTCACAGTCTCACTCAGCCACtctcctccttcctctcatcgAGCTCCTCCTCACTCCCTCAGTTCCCTCTCTCTGGCCTCTGAACGAACACATTGAAGAACGCAGAGAAGACAGAAGAAAACTCAAACGCAGCATGGAGGAAGCACCGAAGCAGCCATCTCTCGTCGCCGTTCCTCAATGTCCAGCCACCGTCGCTACTACAGCTTCGGCGCAACGTCGCCCTTGTTCGCCGCGCATCCGCCTCTTTTTTGGCCAAGCTTCTGCGTCT GGAAAAAAG gCAGTCGATGACAAGCAAAATGAAGCCATCACAGCTGCATCTAATGAGTTGGCTAAAAGAAAAAGCGATCTTGAAGAAAATTTAAAACTTTCACATGATTTAAAAGTAA GTCTAGGCGCAGCATGGAATGTTGCTAATGTGACAAAAGGATCAACTGGGGTGATATTTGGTCTCGGAACTGTTGGCCTTTCT GTTGCACAAGGCGCAAAACTAAGGGGAGCATCTCGAATAATTGGCGTGGATAAGAATCCACATAAGTGTGAAAA AGCAAAAGCTTTTGGATTTACAGAAGTTGTTGACCCGAGTTCCTACCAAGAACCTATTACTCAA ACAGGGGTATTGCCTCCGTTTGTACCTTTTGCGCAAGCATTTGCAGCTGTACTCACAGCTGTTCTTACTGGTTCTCTCTATTATGTGGCTGCCTCGCCCAAAG ATCCCACTTATGTTGTGGCACCTATTTTGCAATCTCGCTCGGGCCGTCAAGATTTGAAAAAGCTATTTGAAG CATGGTATGAGAAGCGCCAAATGAAAAAGATATATTCCCCTCTTCTTGAAGGACTTCTTGCCCTCTACTTGGGTTTTGAATGGATTCAA ACAAATAACATTCTAGCTCCCATTATCACGCATGGCATATACTCAACGGTTATATTGGGACATGGCCTTTGGAAAATTCATGACCACCGGCGTAGACTACGGCAAAGAATCCAACAGCTCAAATCAGAAGAAAGATATTCCAAGTAG
- the LOC107609160 gene encoding acetylornithine deacetylase-like — MKPTQWSYPGGGINQIPGECTISGDVRLTPFYNVKDVLTKLQEYVDNINLNIHKLETRGPVSKYVLPDDDLRGSLTLTFDEANSGVACDLNSRGYHVLCKATKEVVGHVKLTQLLEVCHSFGSYRMKVLMSKLLDMV; from the exons ATGAAACCAACCCAATGGAGCT ATCCTGGAGGTGGAATCAACCAAATTCCAGGGGAATGTACTATTTCAGGAGATGTCAG GTTAACCCCATTTTACAA TGTGAAGGATGTACTAACAAAGCTGCAAGAATATGTGGATAACATTAATCTCAACATACATAAGCTAGAAACACGGGGTCCTGTTTCAAAATATGTCTTGCCTGATGATGACTTAAGGGGAAG CCTTACTCTAACTTTTGATGAGGCAAATTCTGGAGTAGCTTGTGATCTTAATTCCAGAGGCTACCATGTTTTGTGCAAAGCAACTAAAGAAGTAGTTGGGCATgtgaa GCTTACTCAATTACTGGAAGTTTGCCACTCATTCGGGAGCTACAG GATGAAGGTTTTGATGTCCAAACTGCTGGATATG GTCTAA
- the LOC107609158 gene encoding bifunctional phosphatase IMPL2, chloroplastic isoform X1 has translation MRSAVSASQIPTFLAKPVTHLPSESLRTAGHGQSFAAPSALSLCHFTGGGLQAIRPRARAMAASTPNAPPHLNLFADVANKVADAAGVVIRQYFRSKFDIIQKDDLSPVTIADQSAEEAMVSIILDNFPSHAIYGEEKGWRCTQDTADYVWVLDPIDGTKSFITGKPLFGTLIALLHNGTPILGIIDQPVLRERWVGMTGETTTLNGKHVSTRACSNLSQAYLYTTSPHLFSGDAEDAFFRVRDKVKIPLYGCDCYAYALLSSGFVDLVVESGLKPYDFLALIPVIEGAGGVITDWKGQKLHWEASPLSTATSFNVVAAGDKHIHQQTIDSLQWK, from the exons ATGAGGTCTGCCGTTAGTGCGTCGCAAATACCAACCTTTTTGGCAAAACCAGTAACCCATCTTCCATCAGAATCCCTAAGAACTGCTGGTCATGGACAATCCTTCGCAGCGCCGTCGGCGTTGAGCTTATGCCACTTTACCGGTGGCGGGCTTCAGGCTATACG ACCCAGAGCCAGAGCCATGGCGGCGTCCACTCCCAACGCGCCTCCCCACCTGAACCTCTTTGCCGACGTGGCCAACAAAGTTGCCGATGCTGCCGGAGTGGTCATCCGTCAGTATTTCAGGAGTAAATTTGACATTATTCAGAAAGACGACCTCA GTCCAGTAACAATTGCAGATCAATCCGCCGAGGAGGCCATGGTTTCCATCATATTAGACAATTTCCCTTCTCATGCTAT TTATGGAGAGGAAAAGGGGTGGAGGTGTACACAAGACACTGCTGACTATGTCTGGGTCCTGGATCCTATTGATGGCACAAAGAGCTTCATCACTG GAAAACCCCTGTTTGGAACTCTGATTGCTCTTCTGCACAACGGTACACCA ATCCTTGGCATCATTGATCAACCTGTCCTGAGAGAAAGATGGGTCGGGATGACCGGAGAGACGACTACACTCAATGGAAAACATGTGTCCACACGCGCTTGCTCCAACCTCTCTCAAGCATACCTATATACCACAAGCCCGCATCTCTTCAGCGGAGATGCAGAGGACGCATTCTTCCGTGTTAGGGACAAG GTTAAGATTCCATTATATGGTTGTGACTGCTATGCATATGCTCTTTTGTCTTCTGGCTTTGTGGATCTTGTTGTTGAGTCCGGTCTCAAG CCATACGATTTTCTTGCATTGATACCTGTTATTGAAGGAGCTGGAGGTGTCATAACTGATTGGAAAGGACAAAAGCTTCATTGGGAAGCTTCTCCACTTTCAACTGCAACAA GTTTTAATGTCGTGGCGGCTGGTGACAAACACATCCATCAACAGACAATAGATTCATTGCAGTGGAAGTGA
- the LOC107609158 gene encoding bifunctional phosphatase IMPL2, chloroplastic isoform X2 has product MRSAVSASQIPTFLAKPVTHLPSESLRTAGHGQSFAAPSALSLCHFTGGGLQAIRARAMAASTPNAPPHLNLFADVANKVADAAGVVIRQYFRSKFDIIQKDDLSPVTIADQSAEEAMVSIILDNFPSHAIYGEEKGWRCTQDTADYVWVLDPIDGTKSFITGKPLFGTLIALLHNGTPILGIIDQPVLRERWVGMTGETTTLNGKHVSTRACSNLSQAYLYTTSPHLFSGDAEDAFFRVRDKVKIPLYGCDCYAYALLSSGFVDLVVESGLKPYDFLALIPVIEGAGGVITDWKGQKLHWEASPLSTATSFNVVAAGDKHIHQQTIDSLQWK; this is encoded by the exons ATGAGGTCTGCCGTTAGTGCGTCGCAAATACCAACCTTTTTGGCAAAACCAGTAACCCATCTTCCATCAGAATCCCTAAGAACTGCTGGTCATGGACAATCCTTCGCAGCGCCGTCGGCGTTGAGCTTATGCCACTTTACCGGTGGCGGGCTTCAGGCTATACG AGCCAGAGCCATGGCGGCGTCCACTCCCAACGCGCCTCCCCACCTGAACCTCTTTGCCGACGTGGCCAACAAAGTTGCCGATGCTGCCGGAGTGGTCATCCGTCAGTATTTCAGGAGTAAATTTGACATTATTCAGAAAGACGACCTCA GTCCAGTAACAATTGCAGATCAATCCGCCGAGGAGGCCATGGTTTCCATCATATTAGACAATTTCCCTTCTCATGCTAT TTATGGAGAGGAAAAGGGGTGGAGGTGTACACAAGACACTGCTGACTATGTCTGGGTCCTGGATCCTATTGATGGCACAAAGAGCTTCATCACTG GAAAACCCCTGTTTGGAACTCTGATTGCTCTTCTGCACAACGGTACACCA ATCCTTGGCATCATTGATCAACCTGTCCTGAGAGAAAGATGGGTCGGGATGACCGGAGAGACGACTACACTCAATGGAAAACATGTGTCCACACGCGCTTGCTCCAACCTCTCTCAAGCATACCTATATACCACAAGCCCGCATCTCTTCAGCGGAGATGCAGAGGACGCATTCTTCCGTGTTAGGGACAAG GTTAAGATTCCATTATATGGTTGTGACTGCTATGCATATGCTCTTTTGTCTTCTGGCTTTGTGGATCTTGTTGTTGAGTCCGGTCTCAAG CCATACGATTTTCTTGCATTGATACCTGTTATTGAAGGAGCTGGAGGTGTCATAACTGATTGGAAAGGACAAAAGCTTCATTGGGAAGCTTCTCCACTTTCAACTGCAACAA GTTTTAATGTCGTGGCGGCTGGTGACAAACACATCCATCAACAGACAATAGATTCATTGCAGTGGAAGTGA